The Methanobrevibacter sp. V74 genome includes the window TCTCTCAAAGAGACCTGGAACAATAGCTACAAATAATGATTTAGGAAACATGCTTTTAGCAGTTTTCATACAATGAAAATGACCATTATGTAAAGGATTATACTCTGTGAAATCTGAAACTAAAATCGTATCACAAGTGCTATCTGAAATTTTACAATCGCATTCCAAATCATTATAAAATAATTCCATATCACGTTTGAGAATACTGGAAACTTGAGACATAATAGAAAATTTATTTTTAAATTTAAAAAAAGTTATGTTTTAAAAATAAGAACAACAAATAGAAACAATAAGGTGACCAACATGGATTTAATTTTAAAGAATTGCAGATTAGTTGATGAAAATGGGGAATGTTTTATTAAAGTTGAAGATGGAAAAATAACCGGCATTTCAAAAACACCCATAAAAGGGGATGATGTACTTGATGTTAAAAACAATTATGTCCTTCCGGGATTTATAGATCCCCATATACATTTTAGAGATCCTGGATTAACTCAAAAAGAAAATTTTAAAACTGGAAGTTTAGCTGCAGCAAATGGCGGATTTACAACAGTTATTGACATGCCAAATACAATTCCTAAAACAAATACATACGCCGCATTAAAAGAAAAAATTAAGATTGCCCAAAGTAAATCTGTAGTTAATTTTGAACTTCAGATAGGTCCAAATTCATTAAAAGAAATGAAAAAGATGATGGAGTTAAATCCGATTTCGGTAAAAGTATTTATGGATTTGGAAAGCGATGAAAGCTTAGGAAAAATATTCCATGATTTATCCATATTAAAAGAAACTACCGATTATAACGGTTTAGTTGCAACACATTGTGAGAAAAAATCCATTGTTGATGTAGAAACTCGAAAATTACAAGAAAAAGGAGAAAATAAAGCTATTGATTATTCATATGGAAGACCTTCACAAGCTGAAGATGAATCTGTAAAACAAGCAATCGAACTTGCAAAGGATAATGATTTAAGATTGCATATTTGCCATCTAAGCTCACGTAAAGCCCTAAACTTAGCAAAAAGTGTAAGCAAAACCATACCTATAAGTTGGGAATTTACTCCCCACCACCTATTACTAGACAATGCCGCATATAATCTATATGATACCTTCACAAAAACCAATCCTCCACTTAGACCAGAAAAAGATAGTGTAAACATTAATGATTTAGACGAAAATTCAATAATCGGAACTGACCATGCGCCCCACACAATTGAAGATAAAACAAAAGGAATCTGGGAATCCTCTCCAGGAATACCGAATCTTGAAACTGTAGTCCCACTTCTTTTAACGGAAGTGAACAAGGGAAATATAGATTTCAAAACAATACCGAAAATTTTTAGTGAAAATGCATCTAAAATCTATGAATTAAACACAAAAGGAAAACTAGCCATAGGTTACGATGCCGACTTTACAATAATTGATTTGAAGAGAAAAGGTAAATTTAACATCAGTGAATTTAAAACAAAAGCAGAATACTCTCCATTTGATGGATGGGAATATCAAGGATTGCCAATAATGACAATAGTCAAGGGTAAAATAGTAATGGATAAAATATAACTAATTTTTAAAAAAAATAATAAATAGGTGTGTGTTTCCACCTATTTATAACATAAAGCATTTTCTGGGCAAGCTTCCATACATTGACCACATAAAGTACAAAATCCAGCAATTGGTAATTTAGGATTTTCTGACTTATGTAACATATCATATGGACAAGTCTCTATACAGTCACCACATTGATCACATTTAGATGGGTTGAATTCTATTCTGTCTCTAGATACAGTTTCACCATTGATTTCCAATTCAATAGAACCAACAGATAATGCATCATTAGGACAAATAGAAGCACAAGCACCACATCTTATACAACTAGTAAATGATGGATCTGAATCAGTTTCGACTAAAGCTGGGCATGACATACCAGTTTTGGTAATTACACGGATAGCTTCAGTAGGACATTTATTAGCACATGCACCAATGAATTCACATTTTTCTGAATCCCAACCAAGACCTTCAGCATCGACAGGAGAACCTTCACCCCATTCAACATCAATATCTAATGCGTCAACAGGACAAAGTTTTACACATAAACTACATGCAGCACAAATTTCTGGAATCATTACAGTTAAATTTCCGCCATTAGCTTTAATGAAATCTCCAGGACATGCTTCAACACAAGTGTTACATCCAATACATTTAGCTGAATTAAAGGTAAATGATTTGATTTCTTTTGAACGTTTAACAGGTTTTTTCTCG containing:
- a CDS encoding dihydroorotase family protein — encoded protein: MDLILKNCRLVDENGECFIKVEDGKITGISKTPIKGDDVLDVKNNYVLPGFIDPHIHFRDPGLTQKENFKTGSLAAANGGFTTVIDMPNTIPKTNTYAALKEKIKIAQSKSVVNFELQIGPNSLKEMKKMMELNPISVKVFMDLESDESLGKIFHDLSILKETTDYNGLVATHCEKKSIVDVETRKLQEKGENKAIDYSYGRPSQAEDESVKQAIELAKDNDLRLHICHLSSRKALNLAKSVSKTIPISWEFTPHHLLLDNAAYNLYDTFTKTNPPLRPEKDSVNINDLDENSIIGTDHAPHTIEDKTKGIWESSPGIPNLETVVPLLLTEVNKGNIDFKTIPKIFSENASKIYELNTKGKLAIGYDADFTIIDLKRKGKFNISEFKTKAEYSPFDGWEYQGLPIMTIVKGKIVMDKI
- a CDS encoding 4Fe-4S binding protein, which codes for MIVFNEDGCIKCGACEGTCPTSAIDVTPNAIIHCDTCGGEPKCADVCPNGALKVEMYEIAEGVEQARLVFNSILCDSCGKCEEVCPQETIKVTGAKLKEVEGFCVMCQKCVDICPVDVIGIPGVVEPKEYELDLKGKGPVYINNCVGCGTCVDPCPVHAITLEEVGSPITVNDDCIRCGLCSQTCPWNAIFISEKKPVKRSKEIKSFTFNSAKCIGCNTCVEACPGDFIKANGGNLTVMIPEICAACSLCVKLCPVDALDIDVEWGEGSPVDAEGLGWDSEKCEFIGACANKCPTEAIRVITKTGMSCPALVETDSDPSFTSCIRCGACASICPNDALSVGSIELEINGETVSRDRIEFNPSKCDQCGDCIETCPYDMLHKSENPKLPIAGFCTLCGQCMEACPENALCYK